From a region of the Candidatus Tanganyikabacteria bacterium genome:
- a CDS encoding tetratricopeptide repeat protein — protein MLPLFNRKKPEEPAPATYSRDEAEPVVAALRGRLAAKPDDAATYRALGNVHCHIQDYRQAIGYYRKALDLAPHDPELHCYVGFAFQQLRHYPQALAAYQKALALRPSASLYDVLGDLCYLLGQHQQALVYYQAGIKLQPEGMHAHFNMAQILLSAGRSREAIAHLETVLERHPRAAQAHSDLGVALSLEGEHDRALSHLRKALKLDGQNAVFHHNLGVVLARQGKGKEARAALEKALKLDPQSPQTRRVIAGLTQRRAPTTKLT, from the coding sequence ATGTTGCCCCTGTTCAATCGCAAGAAGCCGGAAGAGCCGGCACCCGCGACCTATTCGCGGGACGAAGCCGAGCCCGTGGTCGCGGCTTTGCGAGGGCGCTTGGCCGCGAAGCCCGACGACGCGGCCACCTACCGGGCGCTCGGTAACGTCCACTGCCACATCCAGGACTACCGGCAGGCGATCGGCTACTATCGCAAGGCCCTCGACCTGGCTCCGCACGACCCCGAATTGCACTGCTACGTCGGATTCGCCTTCCAGCAGCTCCGGCATTACCCGCAAGCCCTGGCAGCGTACCAGAAGGCGCTCGCACTGCGACCGTCTGCGAGCCTCTACGACGTGCTCGGCGACCTGTGCTACCTGCTCGGGCAGCACCAGCAGGCCCTCGTGTACTACCAGGCCGGGATCAAGCTCCAGCCCGAAGGGATGCACGCCCACTTCAACATGGCGCAGATCCTGCTTTCGGCCGGCCGCTCCAGGGAGGCGATCGCCCACCTCGAGACCGTCCTGGAGCGCCATCCGCGGGCCGCGCAGGCCCATTCGGACCTCGGCGTGGCACTGAGCCTGGAAGGCGAGCACGACCGGGCGCTCTCGCACCTGAGGAAGGCGCTGAAGCTCGACGGCCAGAACGCGGTGTTCCACCACAACCTCGGCGTAGTCCTGGCGCGGCAGGGCAAGGGCAAGGAGGCGCGGGCGGCCCTGGAAAAGGCGCTGAAGCTGGATCCCCAGAGCCCGCAGACGCGGCGCGTCATCGCCGGCCTGACGCAGCGGCGGGCCCCCACGACGAAGCTGACCTAA